The nucleotide window gtatcagatacctgcacgcggtacatggggcagtatggcttgatcaattcacatacagaattctgatgttttttatgcagccgagaggtactagtatcagccataggtgtgaggtgcagcactctttttcttccctgaactggcTTTATATTGAGCTTGTGATGTTTTTGTATTGAGCTTGGGATTCTTTATACTGAGATCATCCTATTGTTAGTGTCCTTCTTCTCCTATCTATATTCCTGTATTATAAGCAGTAACAGAATGCAGAGAGAGAGGTCAGCACAGATGACGGGCGGTGAGTGCCTCGTGAGCTGCGCTCAGTCTAGAAGGCAAATCATTTTATCCTGTATTGATTACATGAAAACCAACCGTCTGTATGGAAATGGGTCGGGAAGGTCTGGTGTCTGCCCAGTCTAGATATCTAATCTGAGAGGTTAACCCTTCCCATTCCTTCCCATGGCTGAGATGGTGCCTTCACCAGCACACACCAGACCCTCACATTATAACCAATGGGTAACATGCTGTACCATATGTTTTCTTAGGTTGTAGACGTCACGATGGTCCAGCGATGTATAGGCAGACGGCAGCGGCTTCTCCTCCATGAACATTATGTGCCATGATACATCTGATACATGATCTCTCCTGGCGGTCTCTCACAGTTTATATGTTATCGCACATGACGTAACATACATGGGCCACATCTAGTGCTTTCTTCTATGGTGCAGGTCAGGATGACAGTACAAGCGGGGCAGTGCAGCTTATAAATGAACCCCCTATTACTGACATGCCCCATAGTCAGAGGCATCGAAGGACAACAGGGGAAGAAGAGTCAGGTGCAAAGACCGCCATAGTAGACTGGAAAATATTCAGTTATCTTCCTTTTCCCATAAAGCACGGCTATGAATTGTTGTATTGGCTTTCTCAGGTTTGGGCACCATGCTATAAGTGGAGAAGATGAcaagctcttaaagggccccgtAGATGGCTAAAGCCTCCTGATCTCTGGTGTTACCTCCTCTCATTCCACGTCCTGGGGTCTAAACCCTGATCATTGTGTGCTGGTAATACTACGCTTACACACCTGTCCTGGTGCTGCGGCGGTCACGACTTAGACCACCTGGTATCAGAAGGAGGGGGAgctggggagcagaaggctttagccaGCTTTAAATCTCTCAACTCTATTATATCTGCACAAATTCAGAGTGACTTTATTGTGTATTTTTATTATGGGTTTCCAAGGGTTCGGAAAAGGTGACCATGTAGGTTTTATCATTGTTGGAGATGTTCAAAGAATTCCCTTCAGGATAAAACATAGACTGCTGCTTACTTATTCCCAGGGTTAGTATTCCTCCCACTAATGTAAGAGACCCTCAAAGACTGGCAGGCAGCAATGGGATCCCCGCTTCTCTTCCTCCATACGGCGAGAAGAGATCCAGTGAAGTTAGCAGACAGCCATGGGATCCCCGCTTCTCTTCCTCCATACGGCGAGAAGAGATCCAGTGAAGTTAGCAGACAGCCATGGGatcccctcttctcttcctccatatgGAGAGATAATACTTTCCATAGGTTTCAGCTCCACCTCATGACCCAAAGTGTAAGCGGAATCCATGCCGGGCGGTAGGGGGGCTGCCCTGCTAGGGGATCATGTGAATGAGgtctaaggaccctattccacgggacgattatcgttcagataatcgttaacgatctcaagcgACCGATTTAGCGAGCTTCTTGAGATCGTTTACACAATACAACAGAACGATGGTCTTTAATTCTAGTCATTCTTGTGGTCGTCCTGacctcgttgatcgttcgcttcaGAGTGATTCCACGGAACGATGAAAAACAGATTATTAGTAATGAGCGaacagtgaaatattcgaatattcgatattcgtacgaatatctcccgaatattcgaatattcgatcgaatattcgatcccattgaagtctatgggaacaagtattcaattattgaaaaacatctattcgaccattaGGAGGTAAActccggaagctgggggatttaaacgcttatcgaatatttatcaaatattcggcgaactattcgatttTTAAATGGATGTATGGTCCCTGTCAGTCAATGTGTTTTGCCAATAGGATTTGCACTATTAAGCTGTTGAACGCGCCCACTAGGAACGACCCAACGTTGTTTTATTACACCGAACTACTTGCGAACGATGTACAAATGAGCAAtgctaaaaataggtccaggtctcattaaacAATCAAAATTTCTCGTTCCTTGTTTAATCGTTAACGGCTATTCAACGAACGATGTAACGATTATCCGAACTATAATCGTCCTGCATTCCATTCCTCGATGTCTGTGTCATGGCTTCAGCCACACCTCAAGGGCAACCCAAAACACCATCAGGCAGGATATTATACCCGAGTCAGCCCCTGGGAAAACCCTCCGTGTCCAGCACTCCTCAACTCTATGCTGCTTCACAAGAGcataagaaaaacagattgcCGATCTCTGAGCCAAACGATaaaactgccggctgctagtgaaagcgctcaatgcagtgaaatcctaggtgcattgccccctgggaaacatgaatatgcaaaagaagagccggtGGAGCCTCAGTAAAGAGTCttaaaaacacaggactagccagatatccctccgggaaggacccagccaagaggcagctactgtaaggaaaccaccaaaaccaccatattaggtggccctataagtcattgtaatgacaagggaaaaaccaaggctaggtaaccatccacatacagctgtttcagggttttgcctaacctggtcttggtttttcccttgtcattacaattatatggtggttttggtggtttccttacagtagccgccccttggctgggtccttcccggagggatatctggctagtcctgtgtttttgagactcttcaatcaggctccacaggctcttctttttgaCAAGAGCATGGCATCACCTGGTAAGCCCCTCAAGCTTCACTATGACAGGTCGGTGGTCCTCAGCTACTCCACCAACTCATGTTCTCCTCTAGGTAGCTGTAGGTTCCCCATGAAAAGTTGCATATTATATAGCAATATCGTTTATAGCAGATGGACGTCTCAGTCATTGAGAATCCTCAAGGGTTTTGCCATACACATATCTTATATTTAGTGAACAGATTTAATGTGATCATCTTAATTGATATTGTACATGCCCAGTTAAGATAAGGATGTAACTAAATCCATCTTACTGGCAACTATAGTCCTAAATCCTCCAAAAacagggtctgtggagcctcagttacaagtctcaaaacacgggaacagccagatatccctcctgagaaggaaacctgttggtaaggtgggagatcACCAGACCACCCTAAtgcgtagccccttaagtcctttTTAGGAACTTACATGACCGGGATCCTTGGGCGCCCTCTAGTGCGGCTGGTCTGCTCGCTTTGGGCTGTTACCATGCATGCCGCAGGTCTACATCATCGGCCTGCACACAAACAGTAACAGCTGTTTCCTATGTGCTACTGACTGGCAGATTGTCAGTCAGTCAGAGGTTCTGGCCACAAGTGATTCATCTTGAAACCAGGATCCCAGACCAATAGGTTCTGCgccggtctcctggttccctACAagtgttttgcccctcatcagtgtggtgtAGGATTTTATCTAACAGGGTAATGCTCTCCTTGAACTCAGTGATTGTTGGGTTTTGCTTGTAAACCCACCAGAAGAATaataaggtatatatatattaggactagtgatgagccTAACGTGCGCCTGGGCCATCTCTTGTTTGTTAGACTTTGAATAGCAGATAATGACCTTGTATCCGTTACATAGGAGGTGACGCTGCAGGGAAATCAGCTGCAAATGTTGTCTGGGGATTAACGCGTTTTAGGCTTCCTGACTGCAGAAAACAAGTCTTGGTGTCTTTGTAGAAATCCATCAATGCCAGGTACATCTGTGCACCTTCATGTGACTCTCATTATGGATTATACCCATTGAATATTGCATAGATTTGAATGACAGATATATGACATAAGTTCAGAGATGCAAATCCGTAGCACAGACGTCAGCTGTCGGCACACGAGTGCTGCTCCCGCTGTAGATGTCGCTATGTTTCTAGGTGACAATGAATTTGGGGCCGTTAAATCCCAGAAGTCATTTTTGCAGCAATGCaaatgttttaagaaactttattggTGGTGTAATACGTATAATTTagtggcagccaatcagagcagACCAGACTCCAACCAACCCACTGATCACTCATATGCCTGGACTCTTCTGACTGAGCAGATAAAAGCTTGGAGAAGGTCTCCAGAAGTTCTAGTTTCTTGCATACAGTTTGGCTATCGGAGTGTAAGATGTTTCAGGGTTGAACATTTTACGTCTACCGCTAATCCTTCCTCGGCCCACTCTCAGGACCACAACTCCAGACGTCTCCCTTAACTAGCACTTACTCCAGTTAGGGACAGTCATGGCCAACCACCACCCATTGAGCCTCATGTTCATTGTCATCCTCACTCTCGAGACCATTTACGGAGTGTCCACAAACTTCTTCATTATATTTTTCATTTACTCTTTCTACATCAATGGACTGGACAAAAGCGTCAGTAATAAAATCATCTTGGTTTTGAGCGTCTCCAATGTCTTATACGCCTGTGTGTCCTACATTAACATTTTATTCTTCTATTTTGACCCTATAGTTTTTCTGAAAACCTCCATCACCCCGGCCGTCTTTGTCTTTGCCATGTTCATCATCACCTCCTCGTCCTGGCTTACTGCTTGCTTGTGTGTCTTCTATTTCATGAAGATCAAGACGTTTAGGTCTGGCTTCCTGTTGCGGCTGAAGACGAAGGTCAGCTCTACTATACCCTGGATGATATTGATGTCTGAGCTCGTATCTGTTGTTACCGCCACAATGAACATATTGGAGTTTATTGAAAATGACAACACTCCTAAGAACATCTCCTTGGTCCAGCTGGCCATGATGACGGCCTCATCCAATGGGATATTTGCCAACAACCTGTACATCTCCTTTGTCTGCAGCTGCGTTCCATTCCTGATCAGTGTGGTGGCCACAGGGGCCACAGTTTGGTCCCTAAATAAGCACAGCAAAAAGAtggagaaaaaacacacaaaaacctcCACTGGGTTCAACGTGAAAGCTTATGAGAATACAATAAAAAACATGATACGACTTCTCATCTTCTACGCCATTTTTTATGTGACCTTGTTTCTTTTCTACTTTAACCTGTTTGCTGCTAACACCACTGGGTTTTGGATATTCCTGGTGGTGATATTTCAATACGCTCCAGTCCAGTCAACCATTCTCATTCTTGCTAACGCCAAACTGAAGAAATCCTGGATGAAGATCTTTTGCCACCACGTGACATCCACTCGAGACAAGAAAAGCAGCAATGAATAATCCAGTAATGTGTGTAATAGCCCATCAATATGGAACTAACTGACCCCTCACCTAAACCTGGCCGAATCGGTCCTGGTCCCAACTGAGCCAGGTGGTAAGAGGGTCGGGCTTCACTGTAATGCAAAGTCCAGCAGGgtctgttatatacatggtgggaTAGGTCCTTCATCCGCAGACCCACAGACTCCttattcagcccccccccccacacacacacacacgcacacacacactgtggtatattgtgtattttttttccagatttcaTTATTAGCGCTTCTTATGCATTTTTGCACACTTTGCTTTAGTTGATTTAGTTTGGTGTTAGGGTTACCCAAGGAGTTAGGGCTGTGTTACAGTCTTTTTGGaagttagtttttttttggagtttggggtttttatacttttagatatttttaggtgtttttaccATCTCGTGTACACCTTTTGTGTATACTATAATTTTTAAGATTTTCCTTTAAAGGTTGTCCGACCAAGCAGGTACAATGCCTGTGTATTGCTGTGTGTTAAATTATGAAGGTGTCACCTTATTATGCATCTAGGGTAGAGGAATATTAAGGTATGACAAGGCGTATGCACCTAAGGTATGACAGagcgtatgcatctaaggtataacagagcgtatgcatctaaggtataacagagcgtatgcacctaaggtataacagagcgtatgcaccaaaggtataacagagcgtatgcacctaaggtataacagagtgtatgcatctaaggtataacagagtGTATGCACCTAAGGTATGATAG belongs to Dendropsophus ebraccatus isolate aDenEbr1 chromosome 9, aDenEbr1.pat, whole genome shotgun sequence and includes:
- the LOC138801920 gene encoding taste receptor type 2 member 2-like, with amino-acid sequence MANHHPLSLMFIVILTLETIYGVSTNFFIIFFIYSFYINGLDKSVSNKIILVLSVSNVLYACVSYINILFFYFDPIVFLKTSITPAVFVFAMFIITSSSWLTACLCVFYFMKIKTFRSGFLLRLKTKVSSTIPWMILMSELVSVVTATMNILEFIENDNTPKNISLVQLAMMTASSNGIFANNLYISFVCSCVPFLISVVATGATVWSLNKHSKKMEKKHTKTSTGFNVKAYENTIKNMIRLLIFYAIFYVTLFLFYFNLFAANTTGFWIFLVVIFQYAPVQSTILILANAKLKKSWMKIFCHHVTSTRDKKSSNE